The Calliphora vicina chromosome 3, idCalVici1.1, whole genome shotgun sequence genome contains a region encoding:
- the l(3)02640 gene encoding porphobilinogen deaminase, translating to MMTSEEKPIRVGSRKSELALIQTKHVISRLQKLYPNKKFEIHTMTTIGDRVLNISLPKIGEKSLFTRDLEDALRNGGVDFVVHSLKDLPTALPTGMAIGAVLEREDARDALVLRSNFKGHTIATLPKGSVIGTSSLRRTAQLRRQYPNLIVCDIRGNLNTRLAKLDAVDSKFAGIILAQAGLVRMGWHDRISQILEPTDLLYAVGQGALAVECRSNDTDILSMLRSLMCLTTTCRILAERSFLKTLGGGCSAPVAVVSILNGDLTKYSYKCENLNLHLDGAVWSLDGSVEIREKMSCSLGVEIENNNIDGDESSGDEPPMKRTRPNDSPVMQSQNSPPIINDDPDVEALSGSYNIEELVEKHISLARKCPVVSSEIKSDAANGNMNCEPGGGDADKTMTKSCPLPIDIGQDVMGQCPFVGNDAKIALAAVGKCPMTNNNPNGNSIIGTSNGDEVDCSPSVSAASKCPFASMHKPNDPVFATKPQDTESAVHGKCPFLQKTVKMFDYTDDEKPQSQKIANILIEDVDNLFCGLYHHACHNRELYVKSNRLGQQLAEDLIKKGALDVMKCAQAEIHSKS from the exons ATACTATGACAACTATTGGAGATCGCGTTCTCAATATATCACTGCCCAAAATTGGAGAAAAAAGTCTTTTTACGAGAGACCTTGAAGATGCATTACGTAATGGTGGTGTTGATTTTGTCGTACATTCGTTAAAAGATTTACCCACCGCATTACCAACTGGCATGGCTATTGGTGCAGTACTTGAACGAGAGGACGCTAGAGATGCTCTTGTTCTCAGGTCGAATTTTAAAGGTCACACAATTGCTACCCTGCCCAAAGGAAGTGTTATTG GCACTTCATCATTGAGGAGAACCGCTCAACTGCGGAGGCAATATCCGAATTTGATTGTTTGTGATATACGTGGAAATTTAAATACCCGTTTGGCCAAACTGGATGCAGTCGATTCGAAATTTGCTGGCATTATTTTGGCACAAGCTGGTTTGGTGCGTATGGGATGGCATGATCGCATAAGTCAAATTTTGGAGCCGACTGATTTATTGTATGCCGTGGGACAGGGTGCTTTGGCGGTAGAGTGTCGATCAAATGACACCGACATTTTGAGCATGCTTCGAAGTCTTATGTGTCTGACCACCACATGTCGCATCTTGGCTGAACGGAGTTTTCTCAAAACACTCGGAGGTGGTTGCAGTGCTCCCGTTGCCGTCGTTAGCATTCTAAACGGTGATTTGACGAAATATTCCTACAAATGTGAAAATCTAAATTTACACTTGGATGGCGCTGTTTGGAGTCTTGATGGCTCTGTGGAGATTCGAGAGAAAATGTCATGTTCACTTGGCGTAGAAATTGAGAACAATAACATAGATGGTGATGAGAGTAGCGGCGATGAGCCTCCCATGAAGCGCACAAGACCGAATGACAGCCCCGTAATGCAGAGCCAAAATAGTCCTCCTATAATTAACGATGATCCTGACGTCGAAGCATTGTCCGGATCGTATAACATTGAAGAGTTAGTCGAAAAGCACATTAGTTTGGCGAGAAAATGTCCGGTTGTGAGTTCGGAAATTAAAAGTGACGCTGCTAATGGCAATATGAATTGTGAACCTGGTGGCGGAGATGCAGACAAAACTATGACAAAATCTTGTCCACTACCAATTGATATTGGGCAGGATGTCATGGGTCAATGCCCGTTTGTGGGCAACGACGCAAAAATAGCACTTGCTGCAGTAGGAAAATGTCCAATGACCAACAATAACCCCAATGGTAATAGCATAATTGGAACATCAAATGGAGACGAGGTTGATTGTTCACCCTCTGTGTCTGCGGCATCGAAATGTCCCTTCGCCTCGATGCACAAGCCAAATGACCCTGTATTTGCGACAAAACCTCAGGATACTGAATCTGCAGTACATGGAAAGTGCCCCTTTTTACAAAAGACTGTTAAAATGTTTGACTATACCGACGATGAAAAGCCTCAATCGCAAAAAATCGCCAACATCCTAATTGAAGATGTAGACAATTTGTTCTGTGGACTGTATCACCATGCCTGTCACAATCGAGAATTGTATGTGAAAAGCAATCGTTTGGGACAACAATTGGCAGAGGATTTGATTAAAAAAGGTGCCTTAGATGTAATGAAGTGTGCTCAGGCTGAAATTCATAGTAAATCATAA
- the LOC135953642 gene encoding zinc finger E-box-binding homeobox 1-like, with the protein MVVSKRCKICAVLDAENIPITGEYFGKLLPHLIVKISGVDLDPRKANGVLICQSCAVQLVQTDLVIDKLRNSLQRLKVLVKVKKPKTPSKDSTKRIIDEKNNNDDLENSDKSDAGENDSQTNLDESKIQIKLKTPKKIARRKSVFPDDKTVINDDISKENGKKNLDMSETGEIDSQTNLEESITQDKTKPKTPKKIARRKSVFPDAKLVNNTDISNENGDTPNSVTTPKFKKILDNEVTPVKNTTAKAATKRKPVTTTNESIQLDEDDLAASTPMKRNKSISLSVNEESPMDLTVDEQDGNESNVMESKVKDMNCIICGKVFHKKSALREHIETSHMGERLKACPHCSSEFRSQQKYESHVFSEKCRTTNNLCQYPKCNKRFKTVHKMELHMQEKHSSQNESEAE; encoded by the exons aTGGTGGTTTCTAAAAGATGTAAAATTTGTGCGGTTCTAGACGCTGAAAATATTCCAATAACCGGAGAATACTTTGGTAAATTGCTACCACATTTGATTGTGAAGATTTCCGGCGTAGAT TTGGACCCGCGCAAAGCAAATGGTGTTCTGATATGTCAATCTTGTGCCGTACAGTTGGTACAAACTGATCTGGTTATTGATAAATTACGAAACTCTCTACAACGATTAAAGGTATTGGTGAAGGTGAAAAAACCCAAAACTCCCTCAAAAGATTCAACTAAGAGGATAATTGATGAGAAAAACAATAATGATGATCTGGAAAACTCAGACAAGTCCGACGCAGGTGAAAATGATTCTCAAACAAATTTAGACGaatcaaaaattcaaatcaaactGAAGActcccaaaaaaatagcaagaCGTAAATCTGTATTTCCTGATGATAAGACGGTAATCAACGATgacatttctaaagaaaatggaAAGAAAAACTTAGATATGTCCGAAACTGGTGAAATTGATTCTCAAACCAATTTAGAGGAATCAATCACTCAAGATAAAACTAAACCGAAgactccaaaaaaaattgcaagacGTAAATCTGTATTTCCAGACGCCAAGCTGGTGAACAACACTGACATCTCTAATGAGAATGGAGATACGCCAAATTCTGTAACAACTCCAAAGTTCAAGAAGATATTGGACAATGAGGTAACACCAGTAAAAAATACAACCGCCAAGGCGGCAACAAAAAGAAAGccagtaacaacaacaaatgaGAGTATCCAATTGGACGAAGACGATTTGGCCGCATCGACACCTATGAAACGTAATAAATCAATATCCTTATCTGTAAACGAAGAGTCCCCAATGGATTTAACTGTCGATGAGCAGGATGGGAACGAGTCGAATGTCATGGAAAGCAAAGTAAAAGATATGAATTGCATTATTTGTGGCAAGGTATTTCATAAAAAGAGCGCATTGCGCGAACATATAGAGACAAGTCATATGGGTGAACGACTAAAGGCATGTCCTCATTGTTCATCGGAATTTCGATCACAGCAAAAATATGAATCGCATGTATTtagtgaaaaatgtagaacCACTAACAACCTTTGTCAGTATCCAAAGTGTAACAAGCGTTTTAAAACTGTTCACAAGATGGAATTACACATGCAGGAGAAGCATTCATCGCAGAATGAATCGGAAGCAGAATAG